A region of Haliotis asinina isolate JCU_RB_2024 chromosome 7, JCU_Hal_asi_v2, whole genome shotgun sequence DNA encodes the following proteins:
- the LOC137291610 gene encoding uncharacterized protein, with product MAMNRGPHVRELFIGQSTSGFEYEGKEGKKKYNLNGKGKGGGFSQLGAYKPKILSSDESGNVPIDKSANPEHGDRDKVGKVNKAFIIGDKDIPMTIEPSENIYSEIQEPFIASSSESGNQFSSNPVFNDSSTSATLHHGNVYREQRSQSRQSVPVERIGGVDVPAPDYEEEEMTLDFEGDDRVHDKRRDSIYKEFPGEDFSRYLSDDEEDYEFDRPVYTVRSKPPVSRRVLQKKDSKSRTEAWRGDKPKRDSSKSLFKQNAKNTGKTTLRYYSVNDTKLGIGLDGAARKPQKKSIRDGVPYESSYESFLQARNGGPRWGSLESSSSDSGHETGDDFKRGAKGNNTGTFWKKLTIKFKKTGYNLKH from the coding sequence ATGGCAATGAACCGCGGTCCGCATGTGCGTGAACTATTTATTGGACAATCGACTAGTGGCTTTGAGTATGAAGGTAAAGAAGGtaaaaagaaatacaatttgAATGGCAAAGGAAAAGGTGGCGGTTTCTCTCAACTGGGAGCCTACAAACCTAAAATACTATCCAGTGATGAGAGTGGAAATGTTCCGATTGACAAGAGCGCAAATCCTGAACATGGTGATAGAGACAAAGTAGGAAAGGTGAACAAAGCCTTTATCATCGGTGACAAAGATATTCCAATGACAATTGAACCATCTGAGAACATTTATTCAGAAATACAGGAACCCTTCATCGCTTCGTCTTCTGAGTCTGGGAACCAGTTCAGTTCCAACCCCGTCTTCAACGACTCTTCGACGTCAGCAACTCTGCACCATGGAAACGTATACAGAGAACAGAGAAGCCAGTCCAGACAGAGCGTCCCCGTGGAGAGGATTGGCGGCGTCGATGTCCCAGCTCCTGACTACGAAGAGGAAGAAATGACTCTGGACTTCGAGGGCGATGACCGAGTACACGACAAGAGAAGAGACAGTATATACAAGGAGTTTCCAGGGGAGGACTTCTCCCGGTATCTTTCCGACGACGAGGAAGACTATGAGTTCGATCGACCTGTCTACACGGTTAGATCCAAACCGCCAGTTTCGCGGAGGGTCCTTCAGAAGAAGGACAGCAAGTCTCGGACAGAGGCGTGGAGGGGCGATAAGCCGAAACGAGACTCATCAAAATCGTTGTTCAAACAAAATGCAAAGAACACCGGCAAGACGACCTTGAGGTATTATAGCGTTAACGACACCAAGCTGGGTATCGGGCTTGATGGCGCAGCCAGAAAGCCACAGAAGAAGTCAATACGGGACGGTGTACCCTATGAGTCCTCATACGAGTCCTTCTTACAAGCACGGAATGGCGGTCCACGATGGGGAAGTCTCGAGAGCTCGAGCAGCGACAGTGGGCACGAAACTGGAGATGACTTTAAACGTGGTGCAAAAGGTAATAATACAGGCACATTCTGGAAAAAACTAACGATCAAGTTCAAGAAAACTGGATATAATCTTAAACATTGA